CAGAATTCTTACATCTATCGATATAGATTTGTTTCCCCCAACCCTAATTATTTCTTTTTCTTGAAGCACTCTCAAAATCTTCACCTGAGTACCCATGCTTATCTCCCCTATCTCGTCAAGAAAGATAGTTCCTCTGTTTCCCCTTTCAAACAATCCTACCCTTCCACCCTTTAGCGCCCCTGTAAAAGCCCCTTCATCGTATCCGAACAATTCGCTTTCAAGCAGATTTTCATTTATTGAAGCACAATTGACTTTTACAAATTGAGAATATTTTCTATCACTTGCATTGTGAATTGCATGGGCAAAAAGCTCTTTGCCGGTTCCGCTCTCTCCTCTAAGTATAACCGTCGCAGGAGTAGCCGCCGCTATTTGGGCCTTCTTGATGGCATCGGCCAAACGCTCATGTTCTCCAATTATATCATCAAATGTATATTTCGCCTCCAGCTTGCGTATTATGCTTTTCGCTTGGTCCAGTTCATTAGTAAGACGCTTTATTTCTGTCAAATCGTGAATTACTGCAACGCTTCCCTTAAGCTGGTCGTTTATTACTATCGGAGCGGCATCCACCACTACTTCTCTTCTATTTGGCCCTACCCACATACGCTCGCCCATTACAGGCTTGCCTGTCTTTAGAACTTTTAGATGAATGCTTTCGCCCTCGGCTATATCCACTGTGCAAAGCTTTCCCATTATATCCGCACTCAAAAGTCCGGTAACCCTTGTATATGCTTTATTAACCAATACCCCGTACCCATCTTGGTCAACAACAGAAATAGCATCGTGCGTGGAATCGAAAATTCCTTCGAACATGCTGGTCATTTCCTTTAATGATGTCACCTGCAGCCCAAGCTCAAGAACCTCCGTAATGTCTCTAAACACTGCTACCGCGCCTATTGTTTCACCATATTCATTTTTAACAGGCATCCTGTTGGTGATTATATTGATGTCACCCAGAGGCTGCTTTCGGTTTAGCTCGGAGTTTCCAGTCTTCAAAACATAGGGAAGCCGCGTGTTCAGAATAACTCCTTCTACATGTTTTTCTATGGCATCCTCATATTTTATTTTGGTCAGCCGCTGAGCCGCCTTGTTAAACAGAGTAATTATTCCCGTTTTGTCCACAGCAATCATAGCGTCATGGGTAGAATCTATGATGACTTCCATTTCTTTTTTCATTTCCGGCACCTCTCAAGCGTTAGGGATCATTATTGCTATTCTTCATCTCCGGTATTGGATTCATCCATTATTTTAATCTCGATGGTTTTTGGAATTACTTCAAGCCCTATGAATTCGTTTGCTTTGCTGTCTATTACAACCTCATGTTTCCCGGCCTCCAAGCCTTCCAGATTGACAGACAGTGCAATATCCAATGGATTGACTGTATCCAGCACACTCTCTAAATCCCTTATTTTTACAGCTATGTCATTATCTATTTCCGACAAGTTTGTAACAAGACCCGTTCCCAAATTTTCAATCGCTATGGAATCTGAATTCAATATTATTTCCTTTATCTTTATAGGCTCAACATTAACTATCACTCTCACCAATCCTTTTTGGTGTGAAGCAGTCAGCCCCTCCGTTATTACTATCGGAACATCTAATTCAATGGATTCCGTAAGACCGGTTACATCTATTGGTTCCGTTTTAATAGACTCCTCAACTTCGATTGCATCCGTATTACCTTGAAGCTGAATTGTTTCGGGAATCACAGAAACCGATACTAATCTGTAGTTTTCATCCACTTCTCCTGTTATATCAGCAACTACCGGAATGCTTGCAAAACGATAGACATCTAGATGCACCTTAGTATATGCCTGCCCAATGGATACTCCGACAACCTCGTTTCCTTCCGAGTCAACTGCCCTCAACGGAACATTTTGCGAAACTGACTCGGTGAGTCCTCCGACATCTATCTCACCAATCACTTTTTCAACATTGTTTACAAACGACTCAGGCCCTGCCACAAGAATCTCTTCTATCTCAACAGTAGGCGCATTTGTCATAAAGCCTTCCAAGTGCTTGTTGGTTCTTATTATTTCTACAGGCTTCTGCTTTTGAACAATCCTGTCGAGTTCAATTTTTATCTGTTTAGGAGTAAAATCCGTAAGTTTGATACCCGTAGGTACTGAAATTTCAAGCGGAACGCTATTTGTTCCGTATTTAAAGCCCATAACATCTGCGCTTATTTTAATGTTCTCAGATGTAACTTTGTAGACATCGTTGCGTCTTCCCTTTATTTCCACCTGCACAACATAGTCCTTCTGACCTATCATTTCGAGCCCGGACTGTGACAATTCCTCAATATTAAGCAATTCGACACCTATGTTGTTAATTGTTGTCGTTAGCTCGGGGTTTATGTCTCCCATTACGTAGAACCAAAGCATTACCGATAAAGCCACAGAAACAATTTTAAGTGTTGTATTGTTTGATAGATTGGTGTAATTCCAAAAGCCTTTC
This is a stretch of genomic DNA from Peptostreptococcaceae bacterium. It encodes these proteins:
- a CDS encoding sigma-54-dependent transcriptional regulator encodes the protein MKKEMEVIIDSTHDAMIAVDKTGIITLFNKAAQRLTKIKYEDAIEKHVEGVILNTRLPYVLKTGNSELNRKQPLGDINIITNRMPVKNEYGETIGAVAVFRDITEVLELGLQVTSLKEMTSMFEGIFDSTHDAISVVDQDGYGVLVNKAYTRVTGLLSADIMGKLCTVDIAEGESIHLKVLKTGKPVMGERMWVGPNRREVVVDAAPIVINDQLKGSVAVIHDLTEIKRLTNELDQAKSIIRKLEAKYTFDDIIGEHERLADAIKKAQIAAATPATVILRGESGTGKELFAHAIHNASDRKYSQFVKVNCASINENLLESELFGYDEGAFTGALKGGRVGLFERGNRGTIFLDEIGEISMGTQVKILRVLQEKEIIRVGGNKSISIDVRILAATNKNLEKAVARGEFREDLYYRLNVIPIVIPPLRDRKSDIKKLVKQFIRKYNQEYGRMAEDISQEALGILELYDWPGNIRELENVIGRAMINMVFSESVIKSYHLSQFLDDAMHAKTVFLKEKPSEIGKMENLTDRISTFEKNYILRVLEINEGNRKKTAKVLGVSLRSLYYKLEKHGIR